In one window of Haloimpatiens sp. FM7315 DNA:
- a CDS encoding ABC transporter ATP-binding protein — MDNKFTMKSFFKILKLCKEFWKKYILISICLVITSFLSTYPIKYIEKIINTCTSVGNNKMDLFIKFGVIYLILQILNVLFRAIFEYLSADLESSIGHKIRVMLFSRLEKVPFKFYEKNNTSDLIMRLVQDSNITVDGILQPITFIINNILTFILGFIYMFSIDKTLTLIMIPMGLIISLLTLKTGTKLCTLSENERQATSVLWNKFIECINGIKEIKTNCQEKRILDIITKQSNNTKTNIMNLKKYTIKTSNINSAFFMTIIAIIMILGGYKVTIGKLSIGGLSAIMMYNGLLVDPMINFFDLYQRMQRVFVSCDKIFSILECKEEENNYKYSNVEFENKIEVKNLSFKYDLSSDSKYNLNNVSLKIKKGDKIALVGYSGSGKSTLCKLLMKFYDKFEGMITIDNIDLKEMDINNIRSLFGIVFQDTFLFSGTLKENLIFGKPNASDKEIKRALEISGVDLFSKSLPDGLETLVGENGFNLSGGEKQRISICRTILRNPDIIILDESTSALDAITTSTVTKNLINFFKDKTIIFTAHKLTNISNICNKIYVFDKGFLVEQGQHKELIGKDSLYKHLYNAQFIK, encoded by the coding sequence ATGGATAATAAATTTACTATGAAAAGTTTTTTTAAGATTTTGAAACTATGTAAAGAATTTTGGAAAAAATATATTTTGATTTCAATATGTTTAGTTATTACAAGTTTTTTATCTACATATCCTATCAAATATATAGAAAAAATTATAAATACCTGTACAAGCGTTGGAAATAACAAGATGGATTTATTCATAAAGTTTGGAGTGATATATCTTATTCTTCAGATTTTGAATGTTTTATTTAGAGCTATATTTGAATATTTAAGTGCTGATTTAGAATCTAGTATAGGGCATAAAATTAGGGTTATGTTGTTTTCTAGGCTTGAAAAAGTTCCGTTTAAATTTTACGAAAAAAACAATACTAGTGATTTGATTATGAGATTAGTACAGGACAGTAATATAACCGTAGATGGTATACTGCAGCCAATAACTTTTATTATAAATAATATTCTTACATTTATCTTAGGATTTATTTATATGTTTTCCATTGATAAAACTCTTACTTTAATTATGATTCCTATGGGACTTATAATCTCATTATTAACTCTAAAAACAGGTACTAAATTATGTACTTTATCAGAAAATGAGAGACAAGCTACTTCAGTTTTATGGAATAAATTTATTGAATGTATTAATGGAATAAAAGAGATCAAAACAAATTGCCAAGAAAAAAGGATATTAGATATTATAACAAAACAAAGTAATAATACAAAAACAAACATTATGAATCTTAAAAAGTACACTATAAAAACTAGTAATATAAATAGTGCGTTTTTCATGACAATTATTGCTATAATAATGATTTTAGGTGGATACAAAGTAACAATTGGAAAACTTTCTATAGGTGGTCTTTCTGCTATTATGATGTATAACGGACTTTTGGTTGATCCTATGATAAATTTCTTTGATTTGTATCAAAGAATGCAAAGAGTATTTGTTAGTTGTGATAAGATTTTTTCAATATTAGAGTGTAAAGAAGAAGAAAACAATTATAAGTATTCAAATGTAGAATTTGAAAATAAAATAGAAGTGAAAAATTTAAGTTTTAAATATGATTTGAGTTCAGATAGTAAATATAATTTGAATAATGTTTCTTTAAAAATTAAAAAAGGAGATAAAATTGCATTAGTTGGATATAGCGGCTCCGGTAAAAGTACTTTATGTAAGTTATTGATGAAGTTTTATGATAAGTTTGAAGGTATGATAACTATTGATAATATTGATTTAAAGGAAATGGATATAAATAATATAAGAAGTTTATTTGGAATAGTATTTCAAGATACTTTTCTATTCTCAGGAACGCTGAAAGAAAATCTAATATTTGGAAAACCAAATGCTTCTGATAAAGAGATTAAAAGGGCTTTAGAAATTTCAGGAGTGGATTTATTTTCAAAAAGTTTACCTGATGGATTAGAAACTCTAGTTGGGGAAAATGGATTTAATTTATCTGGAGGAGAAAAACAAAGAATATCTATATGCAGAACGATTTTACGGAATCCAGATATAATCATATTAGATGAAAGTACATCTGCTTTAGATGCCATAACAACTTCTACAGTAACCAAAAATCTAATAAATTTTTTCAAAGATAAAACGATTATTTTTACTGCTCATAAATTAACGAATATATCTAATATTTGTAATAAGATATATGTTTTTGATAAAGGCTTTTTAGTGGAGCAAGGGCAGCATAAAGAATTAATAGGTAAAGATTCATTATATAAACACTTATATAATGCACAGTTTATAAAGTAA